A stretch of DNA from Rhodocyclaceae bacterium:
TCAGTTGGAACCAGAGCGCCTTGTGCTCGAGTTCGATCGACTGCGCCGGTGCATTTCCGCCGTACAGGATACCGGGAACCGACCCGGCGCTGCGCAGGCGGCGGCTCGCACCCTTGCCTTGCAATGTGCGCGATTTCGCGCTGACTTCGAGGGACATGATGTTTCCTTGTGAAAGACGCTCCGCGACCAGAGCGCCGGGTTGAAGCCGCCGGCTCAAGGCCGGCGGTGGCAGGCCCGGGGAAATCCCGGACCCGGGTACGGCGTCAGTCCATGAACAGCGAACTGACCGAATCCTCGTTGCTGACGCGCAGGATCGTCTCCGCGAGCAGCGAGGCAACCGACAACTGGCGGATGCGGTCGCCGCAGTTGCGTGCCGCCTCGGACAGCGGGATGGTATCGGTGACCACGAGTTCGTCGAGGTCGTCGGTACCGGAGATACGCTCGATCGCCGGGCCGGAGAGCACGGCATGCGTGCAGTAGGCGGCGACGCGCGCCGCGCCGGCGTGCTTGAGTGCCTGCGCCGCCTTCACCAGCGTCCCGGCGGTATCGACCATGTCGTCGACGATCACGCAGGTACGCCCCTGTACGTCGCCGATGATGTTCATCACCTCGGACACGTTGGCCTTCGGCCGGCGCTTGTCGATGATCACCAGGTCGGCTTCGAGCCGGCTGGCCATCGCGCGGGCGCGCACCACGCCGCCGGTATCCGGCGAGACCACGCACAGATTCTGGTAATCGCGCTTCCACACATCGCCGAGCAGGATCGGCAGGCCGTAGATGTTGTCGACCGGGATATCGAAGAACCCCTGGATCTGGTCGGCGTGCAGGTCCATCGTGAGCACGCGGTCGACGCCGACGCTTTGCAGCATGTTGGCCACCACCTTCGCGGTGATCGGCACCCGCGCCGAACGCGGCCGGCGGTCCTGCCGGGCGTATCCGAAATACGGGATGGCGGCGGTGACCCGCGCGGCCGACGAGCGCTTCAGCGCATCGACCATCGCCATCAGTTCCATCAGGTTGTCGTTCGCGGGCGAGCAGGTCGACTGCAGCACGAACACGTCCTTGCCACGGACGTTCTCGAGCAGTTCGACCATGGTCTCGCCATCGCTGAACCTGCCGACGCTGGCGCGCCCGAGATGGATGTTCAGGTGGCGCACCACGCCTTCGGCCAGCTTGTGGCTGGCAGAACCCGAGAAAACCATCAACCGGTCATAGGCCATGGACCATCCTTGCGTCGCGCAGGGCTTGCAGCCGTCGCTGCCGTTGCTGCTGCCACTTTCGCGAAGTCGTGAGCCGAGTCATCAGAAACGGAACGGTCGAAGGGAAAGACCGCCGCGAAGGCAGGGCCCGCGCGGCGGTCGGTGTAGTGGCTGGGGAGGTAGGGATCGAACCTACGAATGCCGGAATCAAAATCCGGTGCCTTACCACTTGGCGACTCCCCAAGAAACCTTGGCAGTGACTGCCGATGATGCAGGAGCATGCGATGCGACGGCTGCTCCGATAATGCCTTGATGCTCGGTTATGTGCTCGGCTGCGTGCTCGGTTGCCTACAACCCGTCGCGGCGAGCGACCACAACGGATGCCGGTCGAGACCGGCGGCGACAAACCCCGTCATCTCCGCCGGCCGGCGGGCGAAGACCGCCGCCGCTTCCGA
This window harbors:
- a CDS encoding ribose-phosphate pyrophosphokinase; protein product: MAYDRLMVFSGSASHKLAEGVVRHLNIHLGRASVGRFSDGETMVELLENVRGKDVFVLQSTCSPANDNLMELMAMVDALKRSSAARVTAAIPYFGYARQDRRPRSARVPITAKVVANMLQSVGVDRVLTMDLHADQIQGFFDIPVDNIYGLPILLGDVWKRDYQNLCVVSPDTGGVVRARAMASRLEADLVIIDKRRPKANVSEVMNIIGDVQGRTCVIVDDMVDTAGTLVKAAQALKHAGAARVAAYCTHAVLSGPAIERISGTDDLDELVVTDTIPLSEAARNCGDRIRQLSVASLLAETILRVSNEDSVSSLFMD